The stretch of DNA CTTGTATGTTTCTCTAACATTCTTTTGCTTAATGTCTTCATTGTGGGTATATATAGAAACAGGTAAATAGCTCAGTCGCCAGCAAGGAAAGAGTTCTAAGAAGAGTTTACAATTGAGAAACGTTGCTGAAGGTACTGGGATGTATGCTGGGAAGTGCGAATTGCTTGAATCAAAATAGGTGCATTTAGCTGGGTGTCTCTatacttgttttgtttattcaataCTCTCTTCTCTTTTGAGAGGCGTCCTACTTGCATGGAAGCACAGAATCTAACAGCTGTCTCAGAGTTCCTTCTCCTGGGCCTCTCAGATGATCCAGAACTGGAGCCCATTCTCTTTGGGCTCTTCCTGTCCATGTACCTGGTCACTGTGCTTGGGAACCTGCTCATCATCCTGGTTGTCAGATCTGACTCCCAGctccacacacccatgtacttcttcctctccaacctGTCCTTGGCTGATATTGGTTTCAGCACCACGACAATCCCCAAGATGCTGGTGAACATTCAAACACACAGCAAGTCTATCACCTATGCAGGCTGCCTAACtcaggtgttcttttttttcctgtttgcatGTTTGGACAGTCTGATCCTGGCTGTGATAGCCTATGACCGGTTTGTGGCCATTTGTCACCCCCTGAACTATTCAGTCATCATGAACCCAAGGCTCTGTGGCTTGTTGGTCCTGATGTCATTTTTTGGCAGCCTTTTAGACTCTCAGATTCATTGTTTGATGGTGTCCCTACTTACCTTCTGCCCAAAAGTGGAAATTCATCATTTCTTTTGTGATGCACCTCAACTCTTCCACCTTGCCTGCTCTGATACCTCCATCCACAGCATACTTATGTATTTTATAGGTGCCATCCTTGGTGGTCTTCCCCTCTTTTGGATCCTTTGTTCTTATACACGAATTGTTTCCTCCATTCTGAGAATTCCATCCATAGGTGGGAAGTACAAAGCCTTTTCTACCTGTAGCTCCCACCTGTtg from Neovison vison isolate M4711 chromosome 6, ASM_NN_V1, whole genome shotgun sequence encodes:
- the LOC122910248 gene encoding olfactory receptor 7E24-like; this encodes MEAQNLTAVSEFLLLGLSDDPELEPILFGLFLSMYLVTVLGNLLIILVVRSDSQLHTPMYFFLSNLSLADIGFSTTTIPKMLVNIQTHSKSITYAGCLTQVFFFFLFACLDSLILAVIAYDRFVAICHPLNYSVIMNPRLCGLLVLMSFFGSLLDSQIHCLMVSLLTFCPKVEIHHFFCDAPQLFHLACSDTSIHSILMYFIGAILGGLPLFWILCSYTRIVSSILRIPSIGGKYKAFSTCSSHLLVVCLFYGTAIGVYFSSSISSSLRKGAVASVMYTVVTPMLNPFIYSLRNKDIKRAVQGMINRRVKYQHLC